One Argentina anserina chromosome 6, drPotAnse1.1, whole genome shotgun sequence genomic window, taaagagtGTGAGAATCTATATGGTTTGACGTCGATCTCATACTGGATGGACACGATTCTTTACATTTAACTGCAGTCCTTTTTCTGTCTGATGTAAACATTTCCAATGGTATCCAACGTTTACAATCGAAGAGGAAAAGATGTTGAATCTTCCCTTGTTACCCCATCAACCCAAGATGTGAATACAGTGGTGAAGATCAACGAAAACATTAGCCGACAAAGTTGACTTTGTTAGAAAAGATAAATTCCAGTacataatatttaataatatcAAGATTTTTCGTGATTAAACTCTAACACTTTAGAAGTGGCTAATTGTTTGAACAATATTCATACAACGGTACATCTACAAGTTACGCTTGTTGTTAATTAAAATGCATGGTACATGAGTGGTTTCCAATGCAATTGCGCCTTCAATCTATCATAGACCGAGTTTGAGTTTCATTTATTGTCATTTGATGAAGTTTATGATTGATTTATTGCCCTCGTGGATTGTTATATCCTAGTACTagaccttaaaagttagaatgcatgtgaGAGTGCATATTAGAGAAAATATTcgatatatattttatgagTAGATAATGAACTGAGGatttttgttattaaaattAAACACTTTGAGTGTTGTTACGTTGCGACATTATCACAACGATAAATTAATCGGCTAACTTGCCACTATTTAATAATCATAATCATctctaaaaatataattaatgatTTATTTGCAGTCCCAACTACTATGATGTTCGCATAATTATACAAAACTATCGAATCTTCTATTGGTCAAGAATTCATtcatatatttaaataaataatttcgtGTGTAGAATTGAGTAATTGGCATACAGTCCACGCGGTTACCTCTGATGTAACAACAAACAGGGCAATAGTTAATGATCACTGTGATATTGTAGCCTTAATACTTAAAGCTGACCATGACCATGAGACCATCTCTAGTACATCGATTCGTATACGGTACCATTGATCACGTACTGGGTTTTCATAAAGGGGAACGAACTCGATCTTGTTCTGAGTAAGAGGCTAGGGCAACGAACAAGATCTAGCTTCATGGTAATCTAATGGTTCACACTTTCACCCTCCCACATCACATGGATCTGTAtatattaacatcaaattgacATATCATTAATCTTATTGATGACTGGATCTCCaaacaatcacttaatttGGGGCATCTCGATCAACTTCATATGTACTTAATTATTAGGTCACTCACTTTGATACATGCTGGTAAATTGGTACAAAAATAACAGCATCAATCTTAACAAGACATTGGACAACATGTGCCAAACAGTGAAAAACGGAATGGCAATTAAGATTTTGATCGTTATGCATGTCGCTGTTTTTTTTAGTGAGAAGACGAGCTCTGAGTTTCTTAGAGCTGTCCCAGAAGACTGTTTCGCCGTCAACCTTGAGTTTCACATTGCCCTCAGTGGTGGGGTTTTACTTCTCAGTCAAGGCATAGGTTCAGCGTCCTCTCCAGGGTTAGAATTTAGAACCATTTATCTGACATTTCCAAATAACATGTGAAATTAGCCCATTGCGGACATCACTTTGCTCTTAAGATTAAACTAACATACTTAATTGAGACTGATGAAAACACTTGTAAAAGCTCGGCCACCCCTTTCTCTTGTTTTTCCATGCATTCACATGCATGCATCGATCAgaattttctgaaaataatTAGGAGACTCCAATAATTAGACTCGCATCTTCTTAGTCTTTTGCCGAGTCATTGTTTAAAAACTGCTGACTTGATATTATTACGAACGAAGACGAAGACGGGAAATGacaaataaaaatttgaaataagCACGATTCTTTTATCTATAAATCAGAGGTTTAGGTACTGTATTTTCTGCACATAAGAACTGATAAGAAGCTAGCTACAGATTTCCGAAGATAGCCAGCCTATCATATCGGTGAGCAATACACAGTGTTTCATTTCCTTCTAATTCGCTGCCTGTTTCCACATGTTTATGCTTTTGAAAACTCGATTGACATGCAAAAATATAAATCATCTTGTATCATGATGATTGGCAGGTCGTCGTCGTTCGAGCATGACCACCGCAGTTGTTCCCAGTTCAATCGTCAATGAATTTCTTAACAAGCAAAATTACGAAGATTGGAGCCTTCGCGTCGAAACATATTTGGTAGCTAAAGGTCTTTGGAAGGTTGTAGAGGAAGCCACTGAGCCTCCGCCTAAACCCAAGGAGAAACACGAGAATTGGGAAAAGAGCAACGCCGAGGCTCTGCATGCAATTCATCTCTGCTGCGGAAATGATGCCTTTCAAGTTATTAGAGGGATAAAGTTAGCGCACAAAGCCTGGAATGCTTTAAGAGACGGCTATCGATCGCGATATCGAGCAGGTACGTATATGGATATATCTATTTTCATTCATGCCATGTATATGATATCTTGGATAtttcatatctcgttcaaATGATAAATGATGTTAATGGACGTTTTACCAAGAGTCGGAGGATGCTGAGACaggggaattttttttttttaattttgacaGAGGATGCTGAGACAGATAAAAATCCGGAAAATGAAACGGTTGAAGGTATTGTATCATAGATCGATATCGATCCTTGAAGACTTCTTTTCGATATTCTAGCTAACCTACATTTAAAGGATCATTATATTCATAATACTCATTCAACAGGATCGGAGAAAAAACAAGAATCATTGTAAAAATTATGATATTTACctatatattatttaaatatgaatgAGCCACACATAATTGTAATTCATGATCATGTACGGATTCCATTTTCAGGCGGACTTCAAAGCGATGATGCTCAGCCAGAGGAAGACAAAGCTGAGGACGAGATAGAGGAAGAAGTGGATCAAGGTATTGATTTGTACGGGTATCCAAACATGCATGTAGTTATTTAGAAGGGCAATGATATAGGGTCTTAAAAATTTAGGCCTTAAAAGCCTTAATGTTATGTGTCAAATCTTGTCACATAAAcacattatttatttaataaaattatgcCACGTCAACCCCAAATAAAATGACATTCATATCCATCACAATTTATTAGTCATAATTTCTTACATTTTTAATCACTAGTTAGGCTAGTTTTCATATGGAATGATTAAAATATCaatatatttctttccttttttagATTTAATTTTAACTTTTGAATTTTCAAATTAACTTATTGCATGATCGATCTAAAGAATATAAGGTAACTTTTTACATATAATATTAAAttcattgatataaatattttgataTTATATCAATTTACAGGATTTTTTATTCCAACCCACAAATTGCAaaatcaatatatacatattttctccattgaatttttttgtacgatttatataaattatatatatatatatgttgtgtgtGTACACTcataaatatgtatatatacaaaattaaTATAACTTTCAAACAAATTTGCATGAGAGAATATATGTAATTTCCTGttatattttctatttaataTAGGTATGAgtgtttaaaaaatatatattgataaaaaataatttaaaataaaatatttatcgAAAAAAGTCAAAATAATCTAAAACTGTTAGATTTATGAAGGATAAAATGGTCATTTATATTTAAGAATGATATTGcattattttttgaaaatatgaaGTGGCTATGTGACACACCATGACACCTAGAATTAAGGCTTTGAGGCCAAGAATTTTGAGGtcaacaatcattttcctaTTAAAAATTGCTTCAGTTTACCATTTGATATGGTATTTCTTTCAACGCTGTATATACTTCTATAGGTACCGAGTTACTGGCCAACCTTTATTTATATACCTCATATGTCATTCTACTGATGAAACTCTTCTATATAGCTCTATGGCCATTTAAggtttgaatatatatatatatcgattaaTGTCTTATTCAACAGTGTTTACTGTCAGAATGTATGCAACTAAGATGGTTAATCATATAGAGTAATTACTATGTGTACCCGTCACACCACGTGACAttgtcatgtggtgtacccAGCCAATCATATTAAGCcattgtataattaacatgcacgcgttgaaaatgacaaaaaaatatttacatataagaaccaatcagaaacaatcacagtaaaaaaatgaccaataacattaagaaTATCCGTCACGTGGAATATGTGAcagttatatataataatttctctaatCATATAATAATGGTATCACTCTTTCATTTTGATTTAATTGTTGATAAATAATGGGTACGTACGTGTGTATTTATTTGGCATGCAGGTGATGGACATGGAGATGGGAACATTTCCAACGAAGAAACCAACTATaagcttttctttcatttcgcGAAACGTAAAGACTGGAATAATGTAATGAGCTTTCTTAAGAAACACCCCAGGGCAATAAGGGTTCAAGCTCCATTGGACGGTAACAAGACAGTTGTCCATTATGCAGTCGAAGCACAGCAGGTGGTTGTTGTTAAGAACTTGTTGCCGTTTATCACTAGGGCTTCAGATTTGGAGATAACAGACGATGAATGGTGTTCCCCACTTGATTATTGTTACGTATTGCCGGAAAAAGATGGAGCGGCCGCCGTCGAGATAACTAAATGCTTACTTAAAAAGAAGGAGGAGCTGTGTGGGAAAGTTGATTATCCCTCCCTACTTGTGCGGGCATATACTCATCATAGACCCAAAGTGACTAATTATCTCTATGAGGTCATTCCACCCAAAACTGAGGATCCCCATTTCGCTCAACTGATTTCCCTCAGTTTTAGCACCAAGAGATTTGGTAACATTGAATTATAAGACAATGGTCTAATTTTGAATGTTTATTGCtacaacttatatatatatatatatatatatatatcataaccATGTTCTTCTGTCTTTCACTTTAGATATCGCATGCAACCTAATCCAGCGATACCCGAGCTTGGCTATTGCTAAAGACTTATCTGACAATTCCCCTTTGAACGAACTGGCATCTACACCTTCTGCATTTTTAAGTGGAAGCCGGCTCAAATTTTGGgaaaatttgatatatcatgGTTAGTATACATTGATATATTTATCTTCATTAGTACGTAGTAGTTAGTACATGATATTTATACTCTAAACTTAGCTTAATGGGAAAAAATGGGAAATTTTAGTTCTTGtcttctcctatatatagccATCAGGCTGGCATCAGCTATAGCATCTCTTATTGATTAAGAACAAATGATTTGCCCTAACTCAAGATAAATTTAATAGTGCATTGACTGACCGCTCTGTTTACTTATTTGATCGATAGTTATATCCATAAAACCTATTCCCACGAGAGACGTTCCAACACAAGTACATGGCAAAGGAAAACATAGTGATGCAGTCCATGCAATTTCCATAGATGAACCAACAGAAGAATATGGCAAGGGAAATCCTGCTCCTACACCCTATGGCAAGCAGAGTGGTCATATGCGCTCAGGTAGCAGATGACGCCTCATTTTTTGTTGATGCCGTTTTCTGAAAGTGCTTCCATCATTAACTCAATATTTACAGGGCTACTGTATATGAAATTAGAATATTTGAAGAGCTTTTGCTAACATGTTTGTATCTGCAATGCAGTTACGGCTTTATTTCGAGGACTAACAATCGAAAATATCTGCAAGATTTTTGGTATGCCACTGCGTGATGTTATATCTAATATTACTTATTATGATGTTAGAATTGATATTAATTGCTTTTCAGTGTCAACCCTAGGGCTCAGTCATAtctatgaaatgaaattgAGCCATGTCCGCAGTGCTGAAATGTTAGGCTGGATGTGTGAAGTACTGACGGTAGAAAAGATGAAAGAATATGAGGACACAAAGCAAACTAGAATTACAGAATTCGTGGAAGCAGCAATATTCCAAGCAGCAGAAAGGGGGCTTGTTGAGTTTCTTACTACTGTATTCCGTGAAAATCCACATTTGGCGAAAGTCAAAAACAAAGAAGGCAGGAACCTATTTCAAGTAGCTGTCCAGTGTCGTCAAGCAAAAGTTTTTGATCTTATACATGGGCTCAACAAAGACAAcagaaaaaatataatgagTAATAAAGATCATGATGGAAACAATATGCTACATATGATGGGGCTTTCCTCCCCATTTGCAAGAACAAACCGTATACGTGGGGCGGCTTTGCAAATGCAAAAAGAACTACAATGGTTCAAGGTTAGAATTATTCTTATTCTAAGTCTCAATATATTTACTCGTCATATTCTTTATAACGTACAATAATTTACTAGTTACTACACGTAAACATGATATGTTTGATAAAGTAAGTACTCTGTAAGCTTCTAATTATTTAGTATTGCTTTCATGGTATGCATAGGAGTTGGAGAGGATGGCTAGTCCGGAGGATCTTGAAGCTGAAAATCATACTCTTGATATGAGTCCGCGTGAGTTTTTCTCCAAGAACCATACAGAGTTGGTGAAGGAAGGTGAAAGATCTATGAAAGAAACAGCAACAGCTTGTACAGTTGCATGTGCTCTCATTGTTACCATGATGTTTGCTGCAGCATTCACACTTCCTGGTGGAAATGATGATAATACTGGTTATCCCAAATTCCAACTGGAAAGGGCATTCAAAGTTTTTATAATTTCCGACGCTATATCACTCTTTACTTCCGCTACTTCAGTAATGTTGTTTTTGGGAATTCTTACGTCACGTTATGCAGAAGATGATTTTCTGAAAGTTTTGCCCCGAAAAATGATATTGGGCCTCTTGACCCTTTTTCTCTCCGTAGCCGCCATGATGATTGCGTTTGCCTCTGCCCTTTTCCTAATTTTGCCGGATGAAGAATGGATCGCTGAACCGATTACTTTACTTACCGGTATCCCAATCGCCTCATTTATGTGGATGCAATTCCCATTTCTCATTGAGATCTTTCTCTCTACTTTTATACTAAGAATATTCAACAAGAATACAAATGTGAAAGTAAACTTTGCGAAAGTTAGATTTGTCTAGGCTTCTTTGATATGTTTGTATTTGGATCTGCTATCACAAAGTTTGTAAGATAAAGACGTTGTGCTTGTTTGATGCTGTAATAAAATCCCAACTCCAATTCGTATTTGACTTCACTTAATCAATTTGTTTAGTTAGTCACATTAATTGGATATTTATTTAGTTTTAAAATATCAATGCTCTAGATATTTATTTAGTGGGATTATAGATGTGACTTCGTCGAatatacaaaacaaaaagtaGGATCAATCAAATTTGGTAGTAAACAAACATACGTACGTGGTCGAGTCGGTAAAAGAAGATGAGTGTGAACCGCCTCATGTTTGTCTCAGCCGACACAAAACTAAGGACTAGAAATGGGCCGAGAACTTCCAAAATGGGCCGTCCCCCGCCTTGTTTTTCTCTGCAACTCTTCAATTAACTCTCCCCAGAAATCAGCAAAGAGCTCAATCACACGCTCGAATTCATCTCTCTGCTGGCAGATGAGAAGCGCCACTCGACCCAGCCAACGGCGACCATTTCCGACTCCTCTCTCTACCTCCGGTACCTTTTTAAcctttctccttttctttcaCCCAACCCTAACTCTTATCACTTGCTCTATTTTTCCCTTTCTATTCTCCGATCACCGATCACAAATTTCCGAATTCTCTCCtgcattcttttttttatttaatgcGCAAAATTTGATATCTGAATAGCTTGTTTACGAGTGTGTTTACTGTTTAGGTTGGTTTTCGCTTCCATTTCTGTGTTTTTTGAGCTCGATATGATTTGGTTTTTGAAACCTTAGGGGCTCGAAACGAAGTCGGTGACCTATGGAATTGCCCTACTTGGATCCCTGACTTATTAGGTACGTAGTTCAAATCACAATTTTACCTTTCAATTTTGCAGTTACTGAAatccaaatttcttttttaCCTTACTTATTGTGTTCTTTAGTTTGACGATCAATCCAGAAGTTAGTACTTAGTGGTTTTCAGCTCCGCATAGCGTGTTCAATTTCGATTATTGGTACCATTACTATGATGTTGTAGTATCCTCTTGGTAAACCTCACTGTCCAGGAATTTTGATCTTTCGTAACGGTTAGTGTAATTTGGTATCGGTTCGGGGAGTGTTATGGATTGGAACAAGCGAAATGTTCTCGGCCAACGGCCTAGTGTgcagtttaaaagaaaaggGAGCAGTAACAAGAGAGGGAGCTGGAATAGTTCAAACCAAGAACAGTCTTCGGGCAATGCTCAGTCCCTCGAGACTGTGTATCGTATACTCTGCCCCTCTAAGAAAATTGGCGGTGTGATTGGGAAAGGCGGTGGGATAATAAAATCACTGAGAGAAGAGACACGGTCCAAGATTACGGTTGCTGATTCTGTTCCCGGTTCGGATGAGAGAGTGATTATAATCTTTAGTCCCCCAAATAAAATTCCGAGGAAACAAAATAATGATGAAGATTTAGATAAGGGTGATGGACAGGAGCCCTTGGAGCTACACTGTGCTGCCCAAGATGCACTTCTGAAAGTTCATGACAGAATCGTAGAGGAAGATCATGATGATGGGGTTACAtttgatgatgataatgagAATATTGTTGTCACAAGACTTCTAGTTCCAAACAACTTGGTAGGATGTCTTCTAGGAAAGCATGGGAGTGTTATTCAAAGATTGCGAAATGAGACACATGCAAACATTCGTGTTCTTCCTGCAGATCAGCTTCCTACTTGTGCTATGGAAACTGATGAGTTGGTGCAGGTACTCTTTCTATATATTGTTTGCTTCAGGGCACGCATTTCAACATATGAGAAATGATAAGTGTAGTCTAACATATATGCTAATTCATCTGTTGTATGGGCTAATAAAGCAAAGGAGGATTTTATTCTATATGGTCAGTTTGAATGCAAGTGTTCTATGGTGCTTGTTTTCTTAGTTTAACATCTTACATCAGTAAATAAACTCCAGGTTTGGATTTGAACCGACTGATTCAACACATATTTAAAATAGTGGGAGTAAACTGCGATTACCCTAAATTTTGTTTGAAACTGATTCAACCGTTTCTTAACTATGTTTTAATTGCATTTGTGACTATAGATTAGGCTCTAGAATCTTGTACAAATTATTTAGGTTAGCTAATCAAAATAGCTTGATTCTGCTATGATGGATTGTGTTAGTTATAGCCTTATAGACGTTGACCCTTGGTAGCTTGGTTTCTGTATCTTCTCAGAATATTTTGTGAAGTTATCTatctgtttattttttttctagcaTCCATACTAATTTAAAACATCTTTTGAAGATATCTGGAAAACCGGGCGTGGCGAAAAGAGCACTTTATGAAGTGTCTACCCTATTGCATCAGAATCCACGTAAGGACACACCTCCTTTGAATTTGACTGTACCTTTTGGGGGTCAGGGGTTTCATCTGCCAGGAGCCCCAAATTTTCTCCCACCTGGCAATCAAATGTGGCCTAATAGGGAGCCTGCCCACAGTATTCCACCAATGCCATGCATAGGAGAGTATGAAAGCTCTGAATATGCCCGAGGGGGTTTTATTGGTGGTCCGGAGTGGCATGGGGTTGAAGCTCCAGCTGAGTTTTTTATTAAGATTTTGTGTTCAGCGGGGAAAATTGGTGGGGTTATTGGCAAGGGGGGTTTCAATGTGAAACAGTTACAAGAGGAGACAGGAGCCAGTATACATGTTCAGGATGCATCAACAAACTCAGAAGAACGTGTAATTCGTGTCTCTGCTTTTGAGGTATACAGATTTGTAGTACAGAACCATGTCCGTACATCTAGCTTCTTTTCTTGTTGGCTATTCACATGGACGACCTGCTCATCTGTTTATTAGTGCCTATGGATTTATATGCTAGTGGTAGATCACATTGCTGATACTCTTTCAGGCTTTGCGGAATCCAAGGTCGCAAACAATTGAGGCAATTCTTCAGCTTCAGAACAAAGCTAGTGAATCATCTGATAAAGGTACGATCACGACGAAGCTTCTTGTCCCATCAAGTAAAGTTGGCTGCATCCTTGGACAAGGAGGGCAAGTTATTAACGAGATGAGAAGGAGAACCCAGGCAGATATTCGTGTGTATTCAAAAGATGATAGGCCTAAGTGTGCAGCTGAAGATGAAGAGCTTGTGCAGGTGATGCAATTGCATCCTTTAATTGTTATAGTCTACAGGACATAtcaatttcatcattttaGATTTTCCATTACTGATATATCACTCTTGTTTTGGTCTTTAAGATATCTGGTAACTTTGTCGTTGCTAAAGATGCTTTGGCTGAGATTACATCAAGACTGAGAGTGAGAACTCTGCGTGATACAAATGCTGGAGAAGAACATGCTCATGTGGGCCCTCCGCCTAGATTTGGTCCTCCAGGCAGCTTACCTGTTAGAGGAATGCCACCACCACCCCGTGCAATTAGAGCTTCCAGCTCTGGTCAATATGATCATCTAAAGGTATCCCTCCCAAATTCTGTACATATGCATGTTGTTTATTAAACTATTATGTGTTCCTTGTGATTATAATGCGTGGTATACCAATCCAGAGAAATTGAAATCGTGGCCTAAGACTATTGTAGTACTTGTTGCAAAAACATTAGACCATCTCCCACCATAAGGTAAAACCATAAATATACCTTACCACCACCTCCCACCATAAGGTATCCCCCATTTccccaaaaaaaattttgcCTTATGTGAATAGTGGAATGCTATCTATGGCATTCCATTTCGTAAGGTAAATgagatatattttttattattttttcattttcttcccaATCTATCCTCATACTTTTTCTAATATTccaattatattcattttaattttagttacATATT contains:
- the LOC126799306 gene encoding KH domain-containing protein At4g18375-like; translated protein: MDWNKRNVLGQRPSVQFKRKGSSNKRGSWNSSNQEQSSGNAQSLETVYRILCPSKKIGGVIGKGGGIIKSLREETRSKITVADSVPGSDERVIIIFSPPNKIPRKQNNDEDLDKGDGQEPLELHCAAQDALLKVHDRIVEEDHDDGVTFDDDNENIVVTRLLVPNNLVGCLLGKHGSVIQRLRNETHANIRVLPADQLPTCAMETDELVQISGKPGVAKRALYEVSTLLHQNPRKDTPPLNLTVPFGGQGFHLPGAPNFLPPGNQMWPNREPAHSIPPMPCIGEYESSEYARGGFIGGPEWHGVEAPAEFFIKILCSAGKIGGVIGKGGFNVKQLQEETGASIHVQDASTNSEERVIRVSAFEALRNPRSQTIEAILQLQNKASESSDKGTITTKLLVPSSKVGCILGQGGQVINEMRRRTQADIRVYSKDDRPKCAAEDEELVQISGNFVVAKDALAEITSRLRVRTLRDTNAGEEHAHVGPPPRFGPPGSLPVRGMPPPPRAIRASSSGQYDHLKVGGYEYEPERYPVPPAASGYQRVNRALDGRIPNSAVDSFTGIEGSNVSHLREVSQARVRFQDSHSTLPERVSEIRGPGQLNAAQNILQALTASVGQNASAQPSSNHNANTLQGSYSNISDHQSPYHINAPRSPYRMNDPHSPYRGNIQQSPYQIKPQQSPYQTNAQKSPYRINSHQGPYQFSAQQSSYQLSAPQGPNPNIKAPQGAHNNFSSQQGAYHNLNSQQGAYRNLNSQQGAYNNQYDLNPQQGAYKYRP
- the LOC126798481 gene encoding uncharacterized protein LOC126798481 isoform X2; translation: MTTAVVPSSIVNEFLNKQNYEDWSLRVETYLVAKGLWKVVEEATEPPPKPKEKHENWEKSNAEALHAIHLCCGNDAFQVIRGIKLAHKAWNALRDGYRSRYRAEDAETDKNPENETVEGGLQSDDAQPEEDKAEDEIEEEVDQGDGHGDGNISNEETNYKLFFHFAKRKDWNNVMSFLKKHPRAIRVQAPLDGNKTVVHYAVEAQQVVVVKNLLPFITRASDLEITDDEWCSPLDYCYVLPEKDGAAAVEITKCLLKKKEELCGKVDYPSLLVRAYTHHRPKVTNYLYEVIPPKTEDPHFAQLISLSFSTKRFDIACNLIQRYPSLAIAKDLSDNSPLNELASTPSAFLSGSRLKFWENLIYHVISIKPIPTRDVPTQVHGKGKHSDAVHAISIDEPTEEYGKGNPAPTPYGKQSGHMRSVTALFRGLTIENICKIFGLSHIYEMKLSHVRSAEMLGWMCEVLTVEKMKEYEDTKQTRITEFVEAAIFQAAERGLVEFLTTVFRENPHLAKVKNKEGRNLFQVAVQCRQAKVFDLIHGLNKDNRKNIMSNKDHDGNNMLHMMGLSSPFARTNRIRGAALQMQKELQWFKELERMASPEDLEAENHTLDMSPREFFSKNHTELVKEGERSMKETATACTVACALIVTMMFAAAFTLPGGNDDNTGYPKFQLERAFKVFIISDAISLFTSATSVMLFLGILTSRYAEDDFLKVLPRKMILGLLTLFLSVAAMMIAFASALFLILPDEEWIAEPITLLTGIPIASFMWMQFPFLIEIFLSTFILRIFNKNTNVKVNFAKVRFV
- the LOC126798481 gene encoding uncharacterized protein LOC126798481 isoform X1, producing the protein MTTAVVPSSIVNEFLNKQNYEDWSLRVETYLVAKGLWKVVEEATEPPPKPKEKHENWEKSNAEALHAIHLCCGNDAFQVIRGIKLAHKAWNALRDGYRSRYRAEDAETDKNPENETVEGGLQSDDAQPEEDKAEDEIEEEVDQGDGHGDGNISNEETNYKLFFHFAKRKDWNNVMSFLKKHPRAIRVQAPLDGNKTVVHYAVEAQQVVVVKNLLPFITRASDLEITDDEWCSPLDYCYVLPEKDGAAAVEITKCLLKKKEELCGKVDYPSLLVRAYTHHRPKVTNYLYEVIPPKTEDPHFAQLISLSFSTKRFDIACNLIQRYPSLAIAKDLSDNSPLNELASTPSAFLSGSRLKFWENLIYHVISIKPIPTRDVPTQVHGKGKHSDAVHAISIDEPTEEYGKGNPAPTPYGKQSGHMRSVTALFRGLTIENICKIFVSTLGLSHIYEMKLSHVRSAEMLGWMCEVLTVEKMKEYEDTKQTRITEFVEAAIFQAAERGLVEFLTTVFRENPHLAKVKNKEGRNLFQVAVQCRQAKVFDLIHGLNKDNRKNIMSNKDHDGNNMLHMMGLSSPFARTNRIRGAALQMQKELQWFKELERMASPEDLEAENHTLDMSPREFFSKNHTELVKEGERSMKETATACTVACALIVTMMFAAAFTLPGGNDDNTGYPKFQLERAFKVFIISDAISLFTSATSVMLFLGILTSRYAEDDFLKVLPRKMILGLLTLFLSVAAMMIAFASALFLILPDEEWIAEPITLLTGIPIASFMWMQFPFLIEIFLSTFILRIFNKNTNVKVNFAKVRFV
- the LOC126798481 gene encoding uncharacterized protein LOC126798481 isoform X3 — translated: MTTAVVPSSIVNEFLNKQNYEDWSLRVETYLVAKGLWKVVEEATEPPPKPKEKHENWEKSNAEALHAIHLCCGNDAFQVIRGIKLAHKAWNALRDGYRSRYRAGGLQSDDAQPEEDKAEDEIEEEVDQGDGHGDGNISNEETNYKLFFHFAKRKDWNNVMSFLKKHPRAIRVQAPLDGNKTVVHYAVEAQQVVVVKNLLPFITRASDLEITDDEWCSPLDYCYVLPEKDGAAAVEITKCLLKKKEELCGKVDYPSLLVRAYTHHRPKVTNYLYEVIPPKTEDPHFAQLISLSFSTKRFDIACNLIQRYPSLAIAKDLSDNSPLNELASTPSAFLSGSRLKFWENLIYHVISIKPIPTRDVPTQVHGKGKHSDAVHAISIDEPTEEYGKGNPAPTPYGKQSGHMRSVTALFRGLTIENICKIFVSTLGLSHIYEMKLSHVRSAEMLGWMCEVLTVEKMKEYEDTKQTRITEFVEAAIFQAAERGLVEFLTTVFRENPHLAKVKNKEGRNLFQVAVQCRQAKVFDLIHGLNKDNRKNIMSNKDHDGNNMLHMMGLSSPFARTNRIRGAALQMQKELQWFKELERMASPEDLEAENHTLDMSPREFFSKNHTELVKEGERSMKETATACTVACALIVTMMFAAAFTLPGGNDDNTGYPKFQLERAFKVFIISDAISLFTSATSVMLFLGILTSRYAEDDFLKVLPRKMILGLLTLFLSVAAMMIAFASALFLILPDEEWIAEPITLLTGIPIASFMWMQFPFLIEIFLSTFILRIFNKNTNVKVNFAKVRFV